A region from the Streptomyces lydicus genome encodes:
- a CDS encoding amidohydrolase family protein, which translates to MSTERLLAEITRLPLVDHHVHGALRHDADRAALEQMLTESDRPIPPWMTQFDSQIGFAVRRWCAPVLGLEPHAAPEAYLARRAELGTDEVNRRLLEASGIGHYLLETGYKGEDILGLQGMADASGRPVDEVVRLETVLEDVVRDGVTADGLPDRFRAVLAARTVTAVGLKSIIAYRHGFDFDPGRPDDREVTAAAGAWLAEYEATGTLRVSHPVLLRFALWCGVDRGLPIQLHAGYGDPDVELHRCDPLLLTRFIKNVEPHGTDLLLLHCYPFQRNAGYLAQVFPHVYFDVGLGINYTGVRSDAVIAESLELAPFAKILFSSDAWGPPELHHLGALLWRRGMAKAIAAWTESGEWDVGEALKVVRMTGHDNARRVYRLEDRT; encoded by the coding sequence GGAGATCACCCGGCTCCCCCTGGTGGACCACCACGTCCACGGCGCCCTCCGCCACGACGCCGACCGCGCCGCCCTGGAGCAGATGCTCACCGAGTCCGACCGCCCGATCCCGCCGTGGATGACCCAGTTCGACTCGCAGATCGGCTTCGCCGTCCGCCGCTGGTGCGCCCCGGTCCTCGGCCTCGAACCGCACGCCGCCCCCGAGGCCTACCTGGCCAGGCGCGCCGAACTCGGAACCGACGAGGTCAACCGCAGACTGCTCGAAGCCTCGGGCATCGGCCACTACCTCCTGGAGACCGGCTACAAGGGGGAGGACATCCTCGGGCTCCAGGGCATGGCGGACGCCTCGGGGCGCCCTGTCGACGAGGTGGTGCGCCTGGAAACCGTACTGGAGGACGTGGTGCGCGACGGGGTCACCGCCGACGGGCTCCCCGACCGGTTCCGGGCGGTCCTGGCCGCGCGCACGGTCACCGCGGTCGGCCTCAAGAGCATCATCGCCTACCGTCACGGCTTCGACTTCGACCCCGGACGCCCCGACGACCGCGAGGTGACCGCCGCCGCGGGCGCCTGGCTCGCCGAGTACGAAGCCACCGGCACCCTCCGCGTGAGCCACCCGGTACTGCTGCGCTTCGCCCTGTGGTGCGGCGTCGACCGCGGTCTGCCGATCCAGCTGCACGCCGGATACGGCGACCCGGACGTCGAACTCCACCGCTGCGACCCACTGTTGCTCACCCGGTTCATCAAGAACGTGGAGCCACACGGCACCGACCTACTGCTGTTGCACTGCTACCCCTTCCAGCGCAACGCGGGCTACCTCGCCCAGGTGTTCCCGCACGTCTACTTCGACGTCGGACTCGGCATCAACTACACCGGCGTACGCTCCGACGCCGTCATCGCCGAATCGCTGGAGCTCGCCCCCTTCGCCAAGATCCTCTTCTCCTCCGACGCCTGGGGGCCGCCGGAACTGCACCACCTCGGCGCCCTGCTGTGGCGTCGCGGCATGGCCAAGGCCATCGCCGCATGGACCGAGAGCGGGGAGTGGGACGTAGGAGAAGCCCTCAAGGTGGTGCGCATGACGGGCCACGACAACGCCCGCCGCGTCTACCGTCTGGAGGACCGGACATGA
- a CDS encoding M20 metallopeptidase family protein has translation MTGMTGHLAALAAALDEELPAAAALRHRLHARPCLSGAEAPTRDLVLAALPAGSATQVADTGAVLRIGGPGPAVAVRAELDALAVQEKSGAAWASAHPGLMHACGHDVHLAALTALARAVDRTGGPAPLLAVLQPREETYPSGARDIVEDGILDREQCRAVIGAHVQPLLPAGTVACTPGGVNASADEFTITVRGRSGHAAYPHLTRDPVVALAHVVVALQSLVSRGTDPMSHVVLTVGTLAAGTAANVIPGTAEARGTLRALGTDDREMLHTRLAEVAALVAQTHGCTAQTDIIRGEPVLDNDPALTAATKPLLDTLGLSAGDDLRSAGSDDFSFFCAHLPSLMLFVGTHGGTEQLHSPTFLPPDERIRDIAHAMLAGYLAAAEQLA, from the coding sequence ATGACCGGCATGACCGGCCACCTGGCCGCGCTGGCCGCCGCGCTCGACGAGGAACTGCCGGCCGCCGCGGCACTGCGCCATCGCCTCCACGCCCGCCCCTGCCTGTCCGGCGCCGAAGCCCCCACCCGCGACCTGGTGCTCGCCGCACTGCCCGCGGGCTCCGCCACCCAGGTCGCCGACACCGGCGCCGTCCTCCGGATCGGCGGACCGGGCCCCGCCGTCGCCGTCCGCGCCGAACTCGACGCCCTCGCGGTACAGGAGAAGAGCGGCGCGGCATGGGCGTCCGCACACCCCGGCCTCATGCACGCCTGCGGCCACGACGTCCATCTGGCCGCGCTCACCGCGCTGGCCCGGGCCGTCGACCGCACCGGCGGCCCTGCCCCCCTGCTGGCCGTCCTGCAACCGAGGGAGGAGACCTACCCCTCCGGAGCCCGGGACATCGTCGAGGACGGCATCCTCGACCGGGAGCAGTGCCGGGCGGTGATCGGAGCGCATGTGCAGCCTCTGCTGCCGGCCGGCACCGTCGCCTGCACCCCCGGCGGCGTCAACGCCTCGGCCGACGAGTTCACGATCACGGTGCGGGGCCGCAGCGGCCACGCCGCCTACCCACACCTCACCCGCGATCCCGTCGTCGCCCTGGCCCATGTCGTCGTCGCCCTGCAGAGCCTGGTCAGCCGCGGTACCGACCCCATGTCGCACGTGGTGCTCACGGTCGGCACGCTCGCGGCCGGTACCGCCGCCAACGTCATCCCCGGCACCGCCGAGGCCCGCGGCACCCTGCGCGCACTGGGCACCGACGACCGCGAAATGCTGCACACCCGGCTGGCCGAGGTCGCCGCACTGGTGGCACAGACCCATGGCTGCACCGCGCAGACCGACATCATCCGCGGCGAGCCCGTCCTCGACAACGACCCGGCGCTGACCGCCGCCACAAAACCGCTGCTCGACACGCTCGGCCTGAGCGCCGGAGACGATCTGCGCTCCGCCGGCTCCGACGACTTCTCCTTCTTCTGCGCGCATCTGCCGTCCCTGATGCTGTTCGTCGGCACCCACGGCGGCACCGAACAACTGCATTCGCCCACGTTCCTGCCCCCCGACGAGCGGATCCGCGACATCGCCCACGCCATGCTCGCCGGCTACCTGGCCGCCGCGGAACAGCTCGCCTGA
- a CDS encoding MaoC family dehydratase, with protein sequence MVQATDEQLLTTPIDQRYFEDYVPGSTYVFGTATVDEKQIVEFAKEYDPQFFHVDPVAAADGPFGGLIASGWQTAALMMRLFARHYLSSVASLGGPGADDLRWLRPVRPGDVLTLRVTVLEAKASNSKPDRGLVRSLAELLDPVGEPVFKATVLNLLRRRTAGH encoded by the coding sequence ATGGTTCAGGCCACCGATGAGCAGTTGTTGACCACCCCGATCGACCAGCGCTACTTCGAAGACTACGTGCCGGGTTCGACCTATGTGTTCGGCACCGCGACCGTCGACGAGAAGCAAATCGTCGAGTTCGCCAAGGAATACGACCCGCAGTTCTTTCACGTCGATCCGGTCGCCGCTGCCGACGGGCCGTTCGGCGGCCTGATCGCGAGCGGTTGGCAGACCGCGGCGCTGATGATGCGGCTGTTCGCCCGGCACTACCTGTCCAGCGTGGCGAGCCTGGGTGGCCCCGGCGCGGACGACCTGCGCTGGCTGCGCCCCGTCCGCCCGGGCGATGTACTGACCCTTCGCGTCACCGTGCTGGAGGCCAAGGCCTCGAACTCCAAGCCCGATCGTGGACTCGTCCGCTCGCTCGCCGAGCTGCTCGACCCGGTGGGCGAACCCGTCTTCAAAGCCACCGTGCTGAACCTCCTGCGCCGCCGCACCGCGGGCCACTGA
- a CDS encoding phosphotransferase enzyme family protein, which translates to MDAVVNGEGLTQASAARALASACSQVGLDSQHVDLLRLGENAIYALPSEGVVVRVARAATEDIKRKVVKELAISRWLASQDFPAVRTRDELPQPVQAEGRLVTFWEYVPPGQVDPGVVDLAGLLRDLHALPRPDLPLPVLDPFPIMRRRLALAQGVQRQDVEFLAEACDRSESAFRSIMAEDAGGLIHGDAHRGNLLARDGQVLLIDYEAVAIGPRAWDLIPTATAVDRFGLSPTDYTAFCRTYDWDVTDWHGYEALRTVRELGMTTWLMQNAHSGPAAEEFALRMDSLRKDDRERRWHAL; encoded by the coding sequence ATGGACGCTGTCGTGAATGGCGAGGGTTTAACGCAAGCGAGCGCAGCACGGGCTCTGGCATCGGCATGCAGCCAAGTGGGGCTGGATTCTCAGCACGTTGATCTGCTGCGGCTGGGCGAGAACGCGATTTACGCGCTGCCGTCCGAGGGCGTCGTCGTTCGAGTGGCCCGGGCTGCTACCGAAGACATCAAGCGGAAGGTGGTCAAAGAGCTGGCGATCTCGCGTTGGCTCGCTTCCCAGGACTTCCCAGCTGTCCGGACCCGCGATGAACTACCGCAGCCAGTCCAGGCGGAAGGCAGGCTCGTTACGTTCTGGGAGTATGTGCCACCGGGCCAGGTCGACCCCGGCGTGGTCGATCTCGCCGGCCTCCTGCGTGACCTCCACGCGTTGCCCCGCCCTGACTTACCTCTTCCCGTACTCGATCCCTTCCCGATCATGCGGCGCCGTCTCGCGCTTGCCCAGGGAGTCCAACGGCAGGATGTCGAGTTCCTCGCCGAAGCGTGCGACCGCAGCGAATCGGCTTTCCGCAGCATCATGGCTGAGGATGCCGGAGGCCTGATCCACGGAGATGCCCACCGGGGGAATCTGCTGGCACGCGACGGTCAGGTGCTCCTCATCGACTACGAAGCGGTCGCGATCGGCCCCCGCGCCTGGGATCTCATCCCGACCGCTACGGCCGTCGACAGGTTCGGCCTGTCGCCCACCGACTACACCGCCTTCTGTCGAACGTACGACTGGGATGTCACCGACTGGCACGGATACGAGGCGCTTCGCACCGTGCGGGAGCTGGGCATGACCACCTGGCTGATGCAGAACGCCCATTCCGGTCCAGCAGCGGAAGAATTCGCCCTCCGCATGGACTCGCTACGGAAGGACGACCGTGAGCGGCGCTGGCACGCTCTCTGA
- a CDS encoding DUF5946 family protein, whose product MESCVECGVSVGPRSCGDLFHALLALDHERQAPWGPLHGVSVSCFLFQHPSRLPADGGAMAWALLHAYLEGGLSEVNRLVGRARRGNSHRVTGMPSRVACEAALPQRNAPPPRFSVTIEDVAVDGTFPAAEFTERVRAWAAATVDAWSRST is encoded by the coding sequence ATGGAATCCTGCGTGGAGTGCGGTGTGTCCGTGGGCCCACGATCCTGTGGCGATCTTTTCCATGCCTTGCTCGCGTTGGACCATGAACGGCAGGCACCGTGGGGGCCGCTGCACGGCGTCTCGGTCTCTTGCTTCCTGTTCCAGCACCCCAGTCGGCTTCCCGCTGACGGCGGTGCGATGGCATGGGCGCTCCTGCACGCCTATCTCGAAGGCGGCCTCAGCGAAGTGAATCGGCTTGTCGGTCGGGCTCGTCGTGGCAACTCCCATCGCGTGACGGGCATGCCTTCACGAGTCGCCTGCGAGGCAGCACTGCCGCAACGGAACGCGCCGCCGCCCCGTTTCTCTGTGACGATCGAAGATGTCGCTGTCGACGGGACGTTCCCCGCCGCAGAGTTCACGGAACGCGTCAGGGCCTGGGCCGCCGCCACAGTCGACGCGTGGAGCCGCAGCACGTGA
- the mycP gene encoding type VII secretion-associated serine protease mycosin: MFKRWMRATCGTALLCAVSSVQLAPPAGADSIRDHQWALSAFDADAMEKVSTGRGVTVAVVDTGVDGTHPDLVGNVLPGKDFLSGGGRADHETDNVHGTAMASLIAGHGHGPRDAAGIKGLAPDAKILPLRVNVDGELQFGSTKGVAQAIRYAVDHDASVINLSLASPNSAPDLEESVRYAQQKGAVVVAGAGNDGVGKPNYPASLPGVISVGAVDSSGRIWEKSNYGSNNLLAAPGVDNYSAGLNHQYQTESGTSDATAYVSAAAALLRSKFPKLTVGQIANRLVKTAKLPESMKGTQLPDKRYGYGFIRPYSALTEDIPAGLKNGPLPAPSASSSTATLSPSDSAAPDASAGKGRSAYVVWGVVGAAALGLLAGVAVVVVKRRRPVVPPASPYSRRASGPDLRQ, from the coding sequence ATGTTCAAGCGATGGATGAGAGCGACGTGCGGGACGGCGCTGCTGTGCGCGGTCAGCAGCGTACAGCTGGCACCTCCGGCTGGCGCGGATTCCATTCGCGATCACCAGTGGGCCTTGTCCGCATTCGATGCGGATGCGATGGAGAAGGTATCCACGGGCCGCGGGGTGACCGTCGCCGTCGTCGACACCGGCGTCGACGGTACCCACCCCGATCTCGTAGGCAACGTACTGCCCGGAAAGGATTTCCTCTCAGGTGGCGGGCGGGCCGATCATGAAACGGACAATGTCCATGGCACTGCGATGGCCTCCTTGATCGCAGGCCATGGACATGGACCGCGCGACGCCGCAGGTATCAAGGGTCTGGCTCCCGACGCGAAGATCCTGCCACTGCGAGTCAATGTGGACGGCGAACTGCAATTCGGTTCCACCAAAGGGGTGGCGCAAGCCATCCGCTATGCCGTCGATCACGACGCGTCGGTCATTAACCTGTCCCTGGCCTCCCCCAACAGTGCCCCAGACCTGGAGGAGTCGGTGCGGTATGCGCAGCAAAAGGGCGCTGTGGTTGTCGCCGGCGCCGGGAACGACGGGGTGGGCAAGCCGAACTATCCTGCGAGTTTGCCAGGAGTGATCTCAGTTGGCGCCGTCGATTCGTCAGGAAGGATCTGGGAAAAGTCCAACTACGGGTCGAACAACTTGCTCGCGGCGCCGGGGGTGGACAATTATTCGGCGGGGTTGAATCACCAGTACCAGACCGAATCAGGAACCTCTGATGCCACGGCCTACGTATCGGCTGCGGCGGCGCTCCTCCGCTCGAAGTTCCCGAAGCTCACGGTTGGCCAGATCGCCAATCGTTTGGTGAAGACAGCCAAGTTGCCCGAGTCGATGAAGGGAACCCAGCTTCCCGACAAGCGCTACGGCTATGGCTTCATCCGGCCATACAGTGCCCTGACCGAGGACATCCCGGCCGGCCTGAAGAACGGACCGCTGCCTGCCCCATCAGCTTCCTCGTCCACAGCGACACTTTCCCCTTCTGACTCAGCAGCTCCGGATGCGTCTGCCGGCAAGGGCCGGTCCGCGTACGTCGTGTGGGGTGTCGTTGGTGCGGCAGCGCTGGGGCTCCTTGCGGGAGTAGCGGTGGTCGTCGTCAAACGCCGCCGTCCCGTCGTCCCGCCGGCATCTCCTTATAGTCGGCGGGCGTCCGGCCCCGACCTGAGGCAGTAG
- a CDS encoding DUF2690 domain-containing protein, giving the protein MMAAPPSHDERPGDHGTPGPAYGRSIRWHRGILAATCAVGLTAAIGVMTLLHTATENPTKLVPSAPPAPGCHAQACAGFGPTEMGCVMPSREQTLRTQKLSTGARLEVVYSKQCRAAWALVGVAQVGDTHCVHSGWRT; this is encoded by the coding sequence ATGATGGCCGCCCCGCCATCACACGACGAACGGCCGGGCGACCACGGCACACCCGGTCCGGCATACGGACGGAGCATCCGGTGGCATCGGGGGATCCTCGCCGCCACCTGCGCAGTCGGGCTCACAGCCGCGATCGGGGTGATGACCCTGCTCCATACGGCTACCGAGAACCCCACGAAGCTTGTGCCCTCCGCACCGCCTGCTCCCGGATGCCACGCCCAAGCGTGTGCAGGGTTCGGACCGACGGAGATGGGCTGCGTGATGCCCAGTCGAGAACAAACACTCCGCACGCAGAAACTCTCCACTGGAGCACGCCTGGAAGTCGTATACAGCAAGCAGTGCCGTGCCGCGTGGGCCCTGGTGGGGGTCGCGCAGGTCGGAGATACTCACTGTGTCCACTCCGGGTGGCGCACATGA
- a CDS encoding helix-turn-helix domain-containing protein, producing MAALAERTAYSKSSWERYLNGKQLAPRQAVEALCKAAGEPAGVWWRCGNWPTWNGADEPTGPRPP from the coding sequence ATGGCCGCGCTGGCCGAGCGCACCGCGTACAGCAAGTCATCCTGGGAGCGCTACCTCAACGGCAAGCAGCTCGCCCCGCGTCAAGCCGTCGAGGCACTGTGCAAGGCCGCCGGAGAACCTGCTGGCGTCTGGTGGCGCTGTGGGAACTGGCCGACCTGGAATGGAGCGGACGAGCCTACAGGCCCACGCCCTCCATGA
- a CDS encoding peptidoglycan-binding domain-containing protein, which yields MAVVLGGLFGGLLVVAPWRHGGSTSPSRGAFAYKAGKTYHCVVKREDGRLYAGYSTTSTALLSGPVWDVVEAQCLLRYHGFDPGVVDGAYGPNTTRAVKRLQSQASLPVDGVVGPHTWQVLRK from the coding sequence GTGGCTGTGGTACTCGGTGGGCTGTTTGGCGGGTTGCTGGTCGTCGCGCCGTGGAGACACGGGGGTTCGACTTCCCCCTCTCGCGGGGCCTTCGCCTACAAGGCGGGCAAGACGTACCACTGTGTGGTCAAGCGCGAGGACGGGCGGCTGTATGCGGGCTACAGCACCACCAGCACTGCGCTGCTTTCCGGGCCTGTTTGGGATGTCGTGGAGGCCCAGTGCCTGCTGCGGTACCACGGGTTCGACCCAGGCGTTGTGGACGGCGCCTACGGGCCGAACACCACGCGGGCGGTCAAGCGCCTACAGAGCCAGGCCAGTCTGCCCGTCGACGGAGTCGTGGGCCCGCACACCTGGCAGGTACTGCGGAAGTGA